In one Bacillus thuringiensis genomic region, the following are encoded:
- a CDS encoding maltose acetyltransferase domain-containing protein, protein MMKTEKEKMILGEMYIPADPVLVQEREQARILTRKLNDTPEEQLKERSEIVKELFGTTGDNIHLESSFRCDYGYNIHVGENFYANFDCTILDVCPVTIGVNCMLAPGVHIYTATHPLDPVERISGSEYGKPVTIGDNVWIGGRAIINPGVTIGDNAVIASGAVVTKDVPNNVVVGGNPAKIIKKLK, encoded by the coding sequence ATGATGAAAACAGAAAAGGAAAAGATGATACTAGGAGAAATGTACATACCGGCTGATCCAGTTTTAGTACAAGAAAGAGAGCAAGCACGTATATTAACGAGAAAATTAAATGATACGCCAGAAGAGCAATTGAAAGAGCGTAGCGAAATCGTAAAAGAATTATTCGGAACGACAGGAGATAATATTCATCTTGAATCTTCTTTTAGATGTGATTACGGCTATAACATTCATGTCGGTGAAAATTTTTACGCGAACTTTGACTGTACGATTTTAGACGTATGCCCGGTAACAATCGGAGTGAACTGTATGTTAGCTCCAGGTGTTCACATTTATACAGCAACGCACCCACTTGATCCGGTAGAGCGTATAAGCGGATCAGAATACGGAAAACCAGTTACAATTGGCGATAACGTATGGATTGGCGGAAGAGCAATTATTAATCCAGGTGTAACAATTGGAGACAATGCGGTGATCGCATCTGGTGCTGTCGTAACGAAAGATGTGCCTAATAATGTAGTAGTTGGCGGGAATCCTGCAAAGATTATAAAAAAACTAAAATAA